A portion of the Ferrimonas lipolytica genome contains these proteins:
- the queA gene encoding tRNA preQ1(34) S-adenosylmethionine ribosyltransferase-isomerase QueA, producing the protein MLVADFHFDLPDELIARYPTSERRASRLLHLDGNSGELHDGQFADLMELVRPGDLMVFNNTRVIPARVFGQKASGGKFEMLVERVLNSKRVLAHVRCSKSPKPGNKLHFEHDVTATMVERHDALFEIEFDGEEPVLSILDKIGHMPLPPYIDRPDEGADRERYQTVYNQRPGAVAAPTAGLHFDDAMLDALQQKGVNVAYVTLHVGAGTFQPVRVDTIAEHHMHSEYAEVDQTVVDAILKTKADGGRVIAVGTTSVRSLESAAQEARRHGELLAPFASETSIFLYPGKSFHIVDAMVTNFHLPESTLIMLVSAFAGQQQTMAAYQHAIAQGYRFYSYGDAMFVSRRDNHQE; encoded by the coding sequence ATGCTGGTAGCTGATTTCCACTTTGATCTTCCTGATGAACTGATCGCTCGTTATCCAACCTCTGAGCGTCGCGCCTCCCGTTTATTGCACCTTGATGGCAATAGCGGCGAGTTGCACGATGGTCAGTTTGCGGATCTAATGGAGTTGGTACGCCCTGGCGATCTGATGGTGTTTAATAACACTCGGGTTATCCCTGCACGGGTGTTTGGTCAGAAAGCCTCTGGCGGCAAGTTTGAGATGCTGGTTGAGCGCGTACTTAACAGTAAGCGCGTGCTTGCCCATGTTCGTTGCTCAAAGTCGCCCAAACCGGGTAATAAGCTGCATTTTGAACACGACGTAACCGCAACCATGGTTGAGCGTCATGATGCGTTGTTTGAGATTGAATTTGATGGCGAGGAACCAGTACTTTCGATCTTAGACAAGATTGGCCATATGCCATTGCCGCCGTATATTGATCGCCCTGATGAGGGGGCCGATCGGGAGCGCTACCAAACTGTATATAACCAACGCCCTGGTGCAGTTGCTGCACCGACGGCCGGCTTGCACTTTGATGATGCCATGCTCGACGCACTGCAACAAAAAGGCGTTAACGTTGCCTACGTAACCTTGCATGTAGGCGCGGGCACCTTTCAGCCGGTTCGAGTTGACACCATTGCTGAACACCACATGCACTCAGAATACGCTGAAGTCGACCAAACCGTGGTGGATGCCATCTTAAAAACTAAGGCCGACGGTGGCCGAGTGATCGCAGTGGGTACGACCTCGGTACGCTCGCTAGAGTCAGCCGCTCAAGAAGCTCGTCGTCATGGTGAACTACTGGCACCGTTTGCATCGGAAACATCGATTTTCCTATACCCAGGTAAGTCGTTCCATATTGTCGATGCGATGGTGACCAACTTTCACCTGCCGGAGTCGACCCTAATTATGTTGGTGTCGGCCTTTGCCGGACAACAACAAACGATGGCCGCATACCAGCACGCCATCGCGCAAGGTTATCGTTTTTACAGCTATGGCGACGCCATGTTTGTCAGTCGCCGCGATAACCACCAAGAATAA
- the secD gene encoding protein translocase subunit SecD: MLNKYPMWKNLMVVFILAIGLLYALPNVYGEDPAVQISAGRNATVSATTVDQVRDALEQAGIASKSVVMENGLVEVRFNNVEDQGRGKELVAAQLGDDYIVAINLAAATPEWLKSLGGTPMKLGLDLRGGVNFLMEVDMNEAINKQQEQIVADFRSQLREERLRYSGVRIAPTGVEVRFRQEDIAEKAKAHLQGLHQNLIFSDRDSTSFVASFTEPYLKEVQEYALTQNITILRNRVNELGVAEPVVQRQGADRITVELPGVQDTARAKEILGATATLEFRALAENADVNAAMRGIVPPDAKLYNDRDGRPVILKQAVILTGDHITGAKSGYSETSQPQVNIDLDAVGGNKMADFTKDMIGKGMATVFIEYKPTGERDADGRPTFDKIEEVINVATIQARLGRSFRITGIDSPAEAQNLALLLRAGALIAPITIVQERTIGPSLGQENIDNGKAALLYGMLAVVLFMAVYYRKFGVISVVALAGNIILMVGIMSMIPGATLTMPGIAGIVLTVGMAVDGNVLIFERIREEIRAGRSVQQAINEGYANAFSTIADANITTLITALILFSVGTGPVKGFAVTLMIGIATSMFTSIIGTRAVVNALWGGKRMKKLDI, encoded by the coding sequence GTGTTGAACAAATACCCGATGTGGAAAAACCTGATGGTGGTGTTTATTCTCGCCATTGGACTGCTGTATGCCTTGCCAAACGTTTATGGGGAAGATCCGGCCGTGCAGATCTCTGCTGGCCGTAATGCGACTGTTTCTGCGACTACCGTAGATCAGGTGCGTGACGCTCTAGAACAGGCAGGTATTGCTAGCAAAAGTGTGGTGATGGAAAACGGCTTGGTAGAAGTACGTTTTAATAACGTCGAGGATCAAGGCCGTGGCAAGGAGCTGGTAGCCGCACAATTGGGTGACGACTACATCGTTGCCATCAACTTGGCTGCAGCGACCCCTGAATGGCTGAAGTCATTGGGTGGAACGCCAATGAAGCTTGGTTTGGATCTGCGCGGTGGTGTTAACTTCCTGATGGAAGTTGATATGAACGAGGCGATCAACAAGCAGCAAGAGCAGATTGTGGCGGATTTCCGCTCGCAGTTGCGCGAAGAGCGTTTACGCTACTCTGGTGTGCGCATTGCACCTACCGGGGTAGAAGTGCGTTTTCGTCAGGAAGATATTGCTGAAAAAGCAAAAGCACACCTGCAAGGTCTGCATCAGAACCTGATCTTTAGTGACCGCGATTCCACCAGCTTTGTTGCTAGCTTCACTGAACCTTACCTAAAAGAGGTGCAGGAGTACGCACTTACTCAGAACATCACCATTCTTCGCAACCGTGTGAATGAACTAGGTGTGGCTGAACCAGTTGTACAACGCCAAGGTGCGGATCGCATCACCGTTGAACTGCCGGGTGTTCAGGATACCGCTCGGGCGAAAGAGATCTTGGGGGCAACGGCTACGCTGGAGTTCCGCGCCTTGGCTGAAAACGCCGATGTGAACGCAGCCATGCGTGGCATTGTGCCACCAGACGCTAAGTTATATAACGACCGTGATGGTCGTCCAGTAATTCTGAAGCAAGCGGTTATCTTGACTGGTGACCACATCACCGGTGCTAAATCCGGTTACAGCGAAACCAGTCAACCACAGGTAAACATCGATCTCGATGCTGTGGGTGGTAACAAGATGGCAGACTTTACCAAGGATATGATTGGTAAAGGTATGGCGACGGTATTCATTGAGTACAAGCCAACCGGCGAGCGCGATGCTGATGGTCGTCCTACCTTCGATAAGATTGAAGAGGTGATTAACGTCGCCACAATTCAAGCACGTCTAGGTCGTAGCTTCCGCATTACCGGTATCGATTCGCCAGCCGAAGCGCAAAACTTGGCGCTATTGCTGCGAGCCGGTGCCTTGATTGCGCCAATTACCATCGTGCAAGAGCGCACCATTGGCCCATCATTGGGTCAAGAGAACATCGACAACGGTAAGGCCGCATTGCTTTATGGCATGTTGGCTGTGGTTCTGTTCATGGCGGTTTACTACCGCAAGTTTGGCGTAATCTCAGTCGTTGCATTGGCGGGTAATATCATCTTGATGGTTGGTATTATGTCGATGATCCCAGGGGCGACCCTAACCATGCCGGGTATTGCTGGTATCGTTCTGACTGTTGGTATGGCGGTTGATGGCAACGTGCTGATCTTCGAGCGTATTCGTGAAGAAATCCGCGCCGGTCGAAGTGTGCAACAGGCGATTAACGAAGGTTACGCTAACGCATTCTCAACCATCGCTGATGCCAACATTACTACCTTGATTACTGCGCTGATCCTGTTCTCAGTGGGCACCGGCCCAGTGAAAGGCTTTGCGGTAACCTTGATGATCGGTATTGCTACTTCCATGTTCACCTCCATCATTGGTACCCGTGCAGTTGTTAACGCACTGTGGGGTGGCAAGCGAATGAAGAAACTGGATATCTAA
- a CDS encoding DUF2007 domain-containing protein: MDSYVELFRASNSIEANAVKGMLEQQGILVRLLGEALGGAAGELPVDAQQIRLLVQRCHITKAQQIMVRYQQTMAPWQCVDCHEQNDGHFELCWNCGSEPVN; this comes from the coding sequence ATGGATAGCTACGTTGAGCTTTTTCGTGCCAGTAATTCGATAGAAGCCAATGCCGTAAAAGGCATGTTGGAGCAACAAGGGATCCTCGTACGTTTGCTCGGTGAAGCATTAGGGGGCGCCGCTGGTGAGTTACCAGTTGACGCCCAGCAGATACGGCTATTGGTGCAGCGCTGCCATATCACTAAGGCGCAGCAGATCATGGTACGCTATCAACAGACCATGGCACCGTGGCAATGCGTCGACTGTCATGAACAAAATGATGGTCACTTTGAGCTGTGTTGGAACTGTGGCAGCGAACCGGTGAACTAA
- a CDS encoding ACP phosphodiesterase produces MNYLCHFYIAERTNTDFAGAIAADFVRGDLTPWPEPLRTGMMLHRQVDSFVDSHPLVLDLKQQFQQQHRRMAGILLDMAFDHQLAVNFHQWHSQPLTKFNQRCYQELLTAPVLPCQLQQLAPRIAAGDWLGHYRHNDGINRSIAGIATRLSKPQRLLDARDEIWRLQSPIKANFTELMTQLVEHSQRWLATK; encoded by the coding sequence TTGAACTATCTTTGTCATTTCTATATCGCCGAACGCACCAATACTGACTTTGCCGGTGCCATTGCCGCTGACTTCGTACGCGGCGACCTTACCCCATGGCCCGAGCCATTGCGCACCGGTATGATGCTGCACCGACAAGTTGACAGTTTTGTTGATAGCCATCCGCTGGTACTAGATCTAAAGCAACAGTTTCAGCAACAACATCGGCGCATGGCTGGGATCTTGCTAGATATGGCCTTTGACCATCAGCTAGCGGTAAATTTCCACCAGTGGCACTCACAACCGCTAACGAAGTTTAATCAACGTTGTTATCAAGAGTTGTTAACTGCTCCGGTACTACCGTGTCAGTTGCAGCAATTAGCACCGCGGATCGCTGCTGGAGATTGGTTAGGCCACTACCGCCACAATGACGGCATTAATCGCTCAATCGCTGGCATCGCCACTCGCTTAAGTAAACCGCAACGGCTACTCGATGCTCGCGATGAGATCTGGCGTTTACAATCCCCCATCAAAGCCAACTTTACCGAATTGATGACGCAACTGGTCGAGCACAGCCAGCGATGGCTAGCAACGAAATAA
- the secF gene encoding protein translocase subunit SecF, giving the protein MFQILNLKNTVDFLKHAKPIVGFSVLMMIASITSMATNGMNWGLDFTGGTVVEISYQEATSPADVRGALEGQGINGAVVQQFGSARDILVRVPPKSGEGNVLVGKVESAARSVSDNAVIKRVEFVGPQVGEELTEQGGLAVLAAIICILMYVAFRFEWRLAVGSVLALVHDVIITLGVFSALSIEFDLTVLAAVLAVVGYSLNDTIVVYDRVRENFRKMRKGTPEHVVNASVTQTMSRTIITTATTLFVVVSLFLVGGSMIHGFATALLLGIAFGTYSSIYVASFAAIKLGITREHMLPVVIEKEGADQDPILP; this is encoded by the coding sequence ATGTTTCAGATCTTAAATTTAAAGAACACCGTCGATTTCCTTAAGCACGCGAAGCCGATTGTCGGTTTCTCGGTATTAATGATGATCGCATCCATCACTAGCATGGCGACTAACGGCATGAACTGGGGCTTGGATTTCACCGGCGGTACCGTTGTTGAGATTAGCTACCAGGAAGCTACCTCACCTGCAGATGTTCGTGGTGCGTTAGAAGGTCAAGGTATTAACGGCGCTGTTGTACAGCAGTTTGGTAGTGCTCGTGACATTCTAGTGCGTGTGCCGCCAAAGTCTGGCGAAGGCAATGTTCTGGTTGGTAAGGTTGAGTCGGCTGCCCGTTCAGTGTCGGACAATGCCGTTATCAAACGCGTTGAATTTGTTGGCCCGCAGGTTGGTGAAGAGCTAACTGAGCAGGGGGGACTAGCGGTACTGGCAGCAATCATCTGTATTCTGATGTACGTTGCTTTCCGTTTTGAGTGGCGTTTGGCTGTCGGTTCGGTACTGGCATTGGTGCATGATGTAATTATTACTCTGGGTGTGTTCTCTGCGCTGTCGATCGAATTCGATCTGACCGTGCTGGCGGCGGTACTGGCGGTAGTGGGTTACTCATTGAACGACACCATCGTGGTTTATGACCGAGTTCGTGAGAACTTCCGCAAGATGCGTAAGGGCACTCCAGAGCATGTCGTTAACGCCTCGGTTACCCAGACCATGAGCCGGACCATAATTACTACCGCGACCACCTTGTTTGTGGTGGTGTCATTGTTCTTGGTTGGTGGCTCAATGATCCACGGTTTTGCAACTGCGTTGTTGCTGGGTATCGCTTTTGGTACCTACTCATCGATTTACGTTGCGAGCTTTGCCGCAATCAAGTTGGGCATTACCCGTGAGCACATGTTGCCGGTTGTGATTGAGAAAGAGGGTGCTGATCAAGATCCTATTCTGCCTTAA
- the yajC gene encoding preprotein translocase subunit YajC has translation MFIANAYAADAAAPMGGFEPLIMLALFGVVFYFMILRPQNKRVKEHKELVSSMTKGDEVLTSGGLVGKIAKVADDSDYVVIALNDQTQVTVKKDFVTAVLPKGSIQSL, from the coding sequence ATGTTTATCGCAAATGCTTACGCCGCTGATGCAGCAGCTCCTATGGGTGGTTTTGAGCCACTGATCATGCTGGCCTTGTTCGGTGTGGTGTTCTACTTCATGATTCTGCGTCCTCAGAACAAACGCGTGAAAGAGCATAAAGAGCTGGTTTCATCGATGACTAAAGGCGACGAAGTGCTAACCAGCGGTGGCTTGGTAGGTAAGATTGCTAAGGTTGCTGACGACAGCGATTACGTTGTAATCGCACTGAACGATCAAACTCAAGTGACCGTTAAGAAAGACTTTGTTACTGCTGTGCTGCCAAAAGGTTCAATCCAATCTCTGTGA
- a CDS encoding GFA family protein encodes MIKQVGNTLIQAVHKASCHCGGVELELTLADGTVEPRRCDCSICRRRGAIVASVPLAGLRITKGTALLSLYQFNTRAAKHYFCSRCGIYTHHQRRSNPHQYGYNVACLEGVNPFDLGEVDTMDGANHPVDKPS; translated from the coding sequence ATGATAAAACAGGTAGGAAACACCCTTATCCAAGCTGTGCACAAGGCCAGTTGCCATTGTGGCGGCGTCGAGTTGGAATTAACGCTGGCCGACGGCACCGTCGAGCCACGTCGCTGTGACTGTTCAATTTGTAGAAGAAGGGGCGCCATTGTCGCGTCAGTGCCATTAGCGGGCTTGCGCATCACCAAAGGCACCGCTCTCCTCAGTCTGTACCAATTCAATACTCGCGCAGCCAAACACTACTTTTGCTCTCGTTGTGGTATCTATACCCATCATCAGCGCAGATCTAATCCGCATCAATATGGCTACAACGTTGCTTGTCTTGAGGGCGTCAACCCATTTGATCTAGGTGAAGTTGACACCATGGATGGGGCCAATCACCCCGTCGATAAACCATCGTGA
- a CDS encoding precorrin-2 dehydrogenase/sirohydrochlorin ferrochelatase family protein, producing MRYFPLFHDTEHMRLLVVGGGEVAARKVALWARSNAVITVVSLDWVDSITELAPARIECITTDYDPHHLEGRQGVIAATDNAELNRQIAREAKALGLWVNVVDQPELCTVITPAIVDRAPMLVAIGSEGKAPVLVRTLRALIETILPSSLGKLAQFIGSKRHKVQQQSDNPRVVWEHFLQQNGLVLNQDSEQHLQAAINKDLPSGKLWLMYNDQQPLMLPIGLMPELQRLDRVVYATELDAQLLELCRRDAAQSAVNTAELEQIQTWVRNGERVLLYLDRAAQTDWLSQINLLAGLSATDIADFSSKAE from the coding sequence ATGCGATATTTTCCTCTGTTTCATGATACTGAGCATATGCGTTTGTTGGTGGTGGGTGGTGGTGAAGTTGCTGCCCGCAAGGTTGCCCTGTGGGCTCGCTCCAACGCGGTTATAACGGTGGTTTCGCTCGACTGGGTTGATAGTATTACCGAGTTGGCTCCTGCACGGATAGAATGCATTACGACCGATTACGATCCGCACCATTTAGAGGGACGACAAGGTGTTATTGCCGCCACCGATAACGCTGAATTAAACCGGCAGATTGCCCGGGAAGCTAAGGCATTGGGTTTGTGGGTTAATGTCGTTGACCAACCTGAGCTATGTACCGTTATCACTCCAGCTATCGTTGACAGGGCCCCAATGTTGGTGGCTATAGGCAGTGAAGGTAAGGCACCGGTGTTGGTGCGGACCCTACGAGCACTAATTGAAACCATACTGCCATCGTCACTGGGTAAGCTGGCGCAGTTTATTGGTAGCAAGCGTCATAAGGTGCAACAGCAAAGTGATAATCCTCGGGTGGTTTGGGAGCACTTTCTGCAACAAAATGGGTTAGTGTTAAACCAAGACAGCGAGCAACATCTGCAAGCTGCCATCAATAAAGATTTACCGAGCGGCAAGCTGTGGCTAATGTACAACGACCAACAGCCGTTGATGTTGCCGATAGGGTTGATGCCAGAGCTACAGCGGTTGGATAGGGTTGTCTATGCCACTGAGTTGGATGCGCAGTTGTTGGAGTTGTGTCGACGCGACGCCGCTCAGAGCGCGGTCAATACTGCAGAGCTGGAGCAGATTCAAACTTGGGTAAGGAACGGTGAGAGAGTGCTGTTGTATCTAGATAGGGCAGCGCAAACCGATTGGCTAAGTCAAATTAATCTATTAGCTGGTTTATCGGCAACAGATATCGCCGATTTTTCGAGCAAAGCAGAATAA
- the tgt gene encoding tRNA guanosine(34) transglycosylase Tgt: MKFDLLGTDGRARRGRLTFDRGTVETPAFMPVGTYGTVKGMTPEEVDATGAQICLGNTFHLWLRPGTEVMQKHGDLHDFMNWHKPILTDSGGFQVFSLGHIRKITEAGVHFRHPINGDKIFLDPEKSMDIQYHLGSDIVMIFDECTPYPATEEEAGKSMRMSLRWAQRSRDEFDRLENKNNLFGIIQGGVYEHLRDESLEGLVNIGFDGYAVGGLAVGEPKEDMHRILEHICPKIPEDKPRYLMGVGKPEDLVEGVRRGIDMFDCVMPTRNARNGHLFTAEGVVKIRNAKHRDDTAPLEAECDCYTCKNYTRSYLHHLDRCNEILGARLNTIHNLRYYQRVMEGLRGAIEQGNLDDFVAQFYAKLGRDVPPLND; the protein is encoded by the coding sequence ATGAAATTTGATCTACTTGGTACCGACGGACGCGCTCGCCGTGGTCGTTTGACCTTCGATCGCGGAACCGTTGAAACACCGGCATTTATGCCAGTAGGAACCTACGGCACCGTTAAGGGGATGACTCCTGAAGAAGTAGACGCTACCGGGGCGCAAATCTGTTTGGGCAACACCTTCCACCTGTGGCTGCGTCCAGGCACTGAGGTGATGCAGAAACACGGTGATCTGCATGATTTTATGAATTGGCATAAGCCAATTTTGACCGATTCAGGCGGCTTTCAAGTTTTCTCTTTGGGCCACATTCGTAAGATCACTGAAGCGGGTGTTCATTTCCGTCACCCAATCAATGGTGACAAGATCTTCCTTGATCCAGAAAAGTCGATGGATATTCAGTACCACTTAGGTTCTGACATCGTGATGATCTTCGACGAATGTACTCCGTACCCTGCGACTGAAGAAGAAGCCGGTAAATCGATGCGGATGTCATTGCGTTGGGCTCAGCGCTCCCGCGACGAATTTGATCGGCTTGAGAACAAGAACAACCTGTTCGGTATCATTCAAGGTGGTGTATATGAGCACCTGCGTGATGAATCATTGGAAGGTCTGGTTAATATCGGCTTCGATGGTTATGCCGTTGGTGGTCTCGCTGTTGGTGAGCCCAAAGAAGATATGCACCGCATTCTGGAGCACATCTGCCCTAAGATCCCGGAAGATAAGCCACGCTACTTGATGGGTGTTGGTAAGCCAGAAGATCTGGTTGAAGGCGTACGTCGCGGCATCGACATGTTCGACTGCGTAATGCCAACCCGTAATGCTCGTAACGGTCACCTGTTCACCGCTGAAGGTGTGGTAAAGATCCGTAACGCCAAACATCGTGACGATACCGCGCCGCTTGAAGCGGAGTGTGATTGTTACACCTGTAAGAACTACACCCGTTCATATTTGCACCACTTAGATCGCTGTAACGAGATCTTAGGTGCACGTCTCAATACAATTCACAATTTACGTTATTATCAACGTGTTATGGAAGGTTTGCGAGGCGCAATTGAGCAGGGTAACCTAGACGACTTTGTCGCCCAGTTCTATGCAAAGCTCGGCCGTGATGTGCCACCTCTGAACGACTAA
- a CDS encoding DUF3581 domain-containing protein, whose product MIKFVAVTLLSVTSAVSAMGSIESAAVTLPDNISIVSTNDRAAIIADGKLRVGAGTQLLEVALNGTDEATYLMFDAELGQQYQLQDNGGKLSLSRSGQAVNAEQFTETEFEVTFFSHLWY is encoded by the coding sequence ATGATTAAGTTTGTTGCCGTAACATTGCTATCCGTTACCTCTGCCGTGTCCGCGATGGGCAGTATCGAATCCGCAGCGGTTACCTTGCCGGATAACATTTCTATTGTTTCCACCAATGACCGTGCGGCCATTATTGCCGATGGCAAATTGCGTGTCGGTGCTGGCACTCAACTGCTAGAGGTGGCTTTGAATGGGACAGATGAGGCGACTTATCTGATGTTTGATGCCGAGCTTGGCCAGCAATATCAATTGCAAGACAACGGTGGCAAGCTGAGCCTGAGCCGCTCAGGGCAGGCGGTAAATGCTGAGCAATTCACTGAAACTGAGTTTGAGGTAACTTTCTTTAGTCATCTTTGGTACTAG
- a CDS encoding isocitrate lyase → MSTYKSDIDSAANLIGSKGSSWNAIDPEYAARMKAQNKFKTGLEIAKYTAAIMRADMERYDNDPSQYTQSLGCWHGFIGQQKMISIKKHFNSTDRRYLYLSGWMVAALRSEFGPLPDQSMHEKTSVSSLIGELYTFLRQADARELGGLFRDLDAARDAGDSAKEAEVQAAIDGHQTHIVPIVADIDAGFGNAEATYLLAKQMIEAGACCIQIENQVSDEKQCGHQDGKVTVPHEDFLAKIRAVRYAFLELGVDDGVIVARTDSLGAGLTKQIAITNEPGDLGDQYNSFLDGDYIDSAADIQNGDVVIKANGKLLKPKRLPSNLFQFRKGTGVDRVVLDCVTSLQNGADLLWIETEKPHVGQIAEMVNKIRETVPNAKLVYNNSPSFNWTLNFRQQVFDAWSEAGKDVSAYERGNLMSVDYDESELAAEADAKIRTFQADAAREAGIFHHLITLPTYHTAALSTDNLAKEYFGDQGMLGYVKNVQRQEIRQSIACVKHQNMAGSDMGDDHKEYFSGEAALKASGKDNTMNQFG, encoded by the coding sequence ATGTCCACATACAAGTCTGATATCGATTCTGCCGCCAATTTGATTGGGTCGAAAGGCAGCTCATGGAACGCAATCGATCCTGAATACGCTGCCCGCATGAAGGCACAAAATAAATTCAAGACTGGCTTGGAGATCGCTAAATACACTGCCGCTATCATGCGTGCCGATATGGAGCGTTACGACAACGATCCTTCGCAATACACCCAATCGTTGGGTTGCTGGCATGGCTTTATCGGTCAACAGAAGATGATTTCTATTAAGAAACACTTCAACAGCACCGATCGTCGCTATCTTTACTTGTCTGGTTGGATGGTTGCGGCATTGCGCAGTGAGTTTGGTCCACTGCCGGATCAGTCCATGCACGAAAAAACGTCCGTATCTAGCCTAATTGGCGAGCTCTACACTTTCCTTCGTCAAGCCGACGCCCGTGAACTTGGTGGTTTATTCCGTGACCTAGATGCTGCCCGTGATGCTGGTGATAGCGCTAAGGAAGCGGAAGTTCAGGCTGCAATTGATGGCCACCAGACCCATATTGTGCCAATTGTTGCCGATATCGATGCCGGTTTTGGTAACGCGGAAGCAACCTACTTGCTGGCTAAGCAGATGATTGAAGCTGGTGCTTGCTGTATCCAAATTGAAAACCAAGTTTCTGATGAGAAGCAGTGTGGCCACCAGGATGGCAAGGTAACCGTGCCGCACGAGGATTTCTTAGCGAAGATCCGCGCAGTTCGTTACGCTTTCCTTGAGTTAGGTGTCGATGATGGTGTGATTGTTGCCCGTACCGACTCCCTGGGTGCCGGCCTAACTAAGCAGATTGCAATAACCAATGAGCCTGGCGATTTGGGCGATCAGTACAACAGCTTCTTGGATGGTGATTACATCGATAGCGCTGCTGATATTCAAAATGGTGACGTGGTAATCAAAGCTAACGGTAAGCTACTTAAGCCGAAGCGCCTGCCATCAAACCTGTTCCAGTTCCGTAAAGGTACTGGTGTAGACCGTGTTGTTCTTGACTGTGTAACCTCATTGCAGAACGGCGCTGACTTGTTGTGGATTGAAACTGAAAAGCCACACGTAGGCCAGATTGCTGAGATGGTTAACAAAATTCGCGAAACCGTGCCAAACGCTAAGCTGGTTTACAACAACAGCCCATCGTTTAACTGGACCCTTAATTTCCGTCAGCAGGTATTTGATGCTTGGTCTGAAGCGGGTAAAGACGTTAGCGCTTACGAACGTGGTAACCTGATGAGTGTTGATTACGATGAGTCTGAGCTGGCGGCCGAAGCCGATGCGAAGATCCGTACCTTCCAAGCAGACGCAGCCCGAGAAGCAGGTATTTTCCACCACTTGATTACCTTGCCGACTTACCACACTGCGGCACTGTCTACCGACAACCTTGCCAAAGAGTACTTTGGTGACCAAGGTATGCTGGGATACGTTAAGAACGTTCAGCGTCAAGAGATCCGCCAGTCTATTGCGTGTGTTAAGCACCAGAACATGGCCGGTTCTGATATGGGGGACGATCACAAAGAGTACTTCTCTGGCGAAGCTGCACTAAAGGCTTCTGGTAAAGATAACACTATGAACCAATTCGGTTAA